Part of the Mycolicibacterium mageritense genome is shown below.
AGACGGCCGTCGTCGCGCTTGCGGCGCGCGCCGGCCGCCAGGGATTCCGCAAAACGCTACGTGGCGTCGGGGTCGAAGACCGTCCCGCTCGGCTTCGGCTGCGCAGGTGGCTCAGGCGTCGGCGTCACCGCGGGCGGTGTCGTGGCCGGCGGTTGAGCGGGCTTCTCGTCGAATTTTCCGGTGAGGAACGAATCGTCTCCTTCGAGCAGGTGCTTGGTGATGGCCGCCCTCGGCGTCATGCCCCGCAGCTTCTGCAGTTCGGCGAGCGGCTCACGCAGATCGTCGAATTCCGGGCCGAGATCCTGCCGCAGCTGACTCGTGGCACCACTGACGTAGTCGCGGGCCTGCCGCAGCGCGCTGGAGGTCCAGCGGATCGCGCCAGGCAGCCGCTCCGGGCCCAGGATGACGAGCCCGGCGATCACCAACACGAGCATCTCGCCCCACCCGACGTTGGCGAACATGACTACTGCGAGCTTGGTTCGTCGCCGATGGGCGTGACCGTCAGCGTCATCGGGCGACCGTCGCGGACCACCTCGATGGGGGCTTCCTGGCCGATGTTGAGCTGGCGAATCGCCACCGCGAGCTCGTCGGCGTCGGCGACCTTGCGATCCCCGACCTTGACGATGACGTCGTTCTCCAGAATCCCGCCCTTTTCGGCAGGCCCGCCGACCCTGACGTCCTTGACGCGCGCGCCCTGCGCCACGCGATTGCTCACGGAGTCGGCGTTGATCCCGATCGACGGGTGGACGATGCGGCCGTCCTGGATCAGCTTCTCGGCGACGCGCTTGACCTCGTTGACCGGAATCGCGAAGCCGAGACCGCTTGCGCTGTCGGACAACGACTTTCCGGCGGTGTTGATACCGATGACCTCGGAGTCCATGTTGATCAGCGGGCCGCCGGAGTTGCCGTGGTTGATCGAGGCGTCGGTCTGCACACCGTCGATGACGGTGTCGGTGTCGGAACCGTCGCCCGACAGCGGCACCGGGCGGTGCAACGCGCTGATGATGCCGTGCGTGACGGTGCTGCGCAGGCCCAGCGGCGCACCCGCGGCGATCACTTCTTCGCCGACGCGGAGCTTCTCCGAATCACCCATGCGCGCCACGGTCAGGTTGTCGACGTTGTCGACCTTGAGCACCGCCAGGTCGGTCTTCTTGTCGCGGCCGACCAGATGTGCGGGTACCACGGTGCCGTCGTTGAACACGACGTTGAGTTCGTACTCGGCGGGCTTGTTGGCGGCCTCGGAGATCACGTGGTTGTTGGTCACGATGTAGCCGCGCCCGTCCACCACGACGCCTGAGCCCTGCGATCCCTCGGTCTTGCCCTTGGCCTCGATGGTGACCACCGAGTCGGCGACGGCCTCCGCGACGGTCGCGAACCGGCCCGGGGGCGCCTCGGGGTTGTCGCCCGTCTCGAGCGTCACCTTGGACGTGGTGAAGGCGTGCACGGTGCTCGCGGTCATGTTGCCGACCCAGCCGCCCAACGCGCCGATCAACAGTGCGACGAACGTCAGCACCAGCAGCGCGACCCAGGACACGCGGCGCCCGAACAGCACGTCGCGCACCCCGATCTTGCCGACCGGGGCGCTGACCACCGTGGGCGCCGACGGCGGCCGGGCCGGGATTCCGAGTGCGACGGCCGCGCTTGGATCGCGCCAGGGGTCGAGATCGTCGTCGGCGTCGCGGTTGCGCTCGGCTTCGAGCGCACCGGCGTCGGTGGGGTGGCGCTGCAGGGACTCGCGGGCGGTCGCGGGCCGGCCGAACGCTTCGGCCAGGACCGGATCCGGCGGCTGATCTTTCGGGGTGTACTCCCCCTGGTCGCGATGCTGCTCGGCACCGAGGAAGGAGCCGTCGACGCCTGCCGGTCTGCCGAACGCGCGCTGGGCGGCGGGATCGACAGGTGGGCGCTCAACAGGGCGCGGCGCCAGGCGGCCGCTATCGCCGGACTGGTCGGAGTTTGTCACCGGTGTTTCACTCTCTAGTCTTCAGCGCCTTCCCGGCACGAAGACCGGGCACGGACCGCTGCTCACCTGTTGGGATACACCCTACCGGCGTTTGCGCCGACCCCGCGTCGGGTCCTCAGCAAACTGCGACTGCTCACGCAGCTCGGCACCAGGGTGTGGGGCATGGTGCGGTATCTGGGACAACATGCCCAGCAACGTGTTCGGGATGGCGATCGGACAAGAGTCCCGCAATGCCGCGCGCGCCTGGCCCTGGGCGTCGACCTCAGCAGCACACTCAGGACACAGCGACAGGTGATGAGCGGCGCGCAGGTGCGCGGTCATCCGCAGTTCGCCGTCGACGAACGCCGCGATCGCTTCGATCGACAGATGCTCGGTGGACCCGAATTGGCGCGGGGCGCCGACAGGTGCGTCGCTCTGAGACGCGAATTGCGCGGGCAGCCAGGAGAAAGCACGACGGAACACATGTCCCGGGTCGACCATCGCCCAGCTCCTCTCGGTACGCACAACTACCCCGCCTTTGAATGTAGCGCGGGAGGCTGCTCCCGACCTACGTGAACGCTCAAGCAGTTTGCGAAGTTTCCGAAGAGTGCTTGGCCAGGTAATCCCGCAGCGCCTGCCGACCGCGGTGGATACGGCTGCGCACCGTGCCGAGTTTCACGCCGAGAGTGGCGCCGATCTCCTCATAGGACAGACCTTCGATGTCGCACAGAACCACGGCGGCACGGAATTCCGGCGGCAGTGAGTCGAGCGCGGCCTGCAGATCGGCCCCCAGGCGCGAATCGTGGTAGATCTGCTCGGGGTTCGGGTCGTCGGCCGGCACCCTGTCGTAATCCTCGGGCAGCGCCTCCATCCGGATGCGGCCGCGGCGGCGGACCATGTCCAGGAAGAGGTTCGTGGTGATGCGGTGCAACCAGCCCTCGAACGTGCCGGGCTGATAGTTCTGCACCGACCGGAACACCCGGATGAACGTTTCCTGCGTGAGATCCTCGGCGTCGTGCTGGTTGCCGGACAGCCGGTAGGCCAGCCGATACACCCGATCCGCGTGCTGGCGGACCAGCTCGTCCCACGACGGCATCGTGGCGTGGTCACCCGTGGCGTCGAACACCGCGGTGCCGGTCAGTTCGTCGGATGGTTCCACCCAGTCCCCTTCGGTGTATTGCTCAAGATGTGCCATCGACACCGGTGCGGCCTGGGTAGTACTGATGGTGGTCGTTTGATCCTCCTGCTCACAGACTTCATGTTGACCAACAGAACGGACGACTTCGTTATTCCGACGCTGCGCGATCGGCCAGCGGCTGTCGTGTTCCATGCGGATACCGTTCCCGATGCCGGTGAGGCCGGCATATGAGCAAACTGAACTTTCCCTGAGAAACCCGAAGATACGCACAGCGACCTGCAAAAACCAGCGAATATTCGGTGGCCATCCGGTCCGGGTGCGGGCGTGTCGCGGCTCCGCGGCATGGCTCTGGCCTACGCTGCGGGGCATGGCCAGCTCCGACGAGACGACAGGTCACCAGCCGCCCAGCCGGGCCGAGGCGATCGTGACCCATGCCGAGCGATCGATCTCCGAGGATGCGATCGTGGCCGCGGCCCGCGAGCGCGCCGTCGACATCGGCGCAGGCGCTGTCACACCCGCGGTCGGAGCGTTGCTGAGCGTGCTCGTGCGGCTCACCGGCGGCCGCGCGGTCGTCGAGGTGGGCACGGGCGCAGGCGTGAGCGGTTTGTGGTTGCTGTCAGGTATGCGCGACGACGGTGTCCTGACCACGATCGACGTCGAGCCCGAGCACCAGCGGATCGCCAAGCAAGGGTTCACCGAAGCGGGCGTCGGCCCCGGGCGCACCCGGCTCATCAGCGGGCGCGCGCAAGAGGTGCTGACCCGGCTCGCCGACGAGTCCTACGACCTGGTTTTCATCGACGCCGACCCGATTGACCAGCCACAATTCGTGGCCGAAGGCGTGCGCCTGCTGCGGGCCGGTGGCGCCATCGTGGTGCATCGGGCCGCGCTGGGCGGCCGCGCGGGCGACGCCGCTGCGCGTGACGCCGAAGTCACCGCGGTCCGCGAGGCAGCCCGGCTCATCGCCGAGGACGAACGGCTCACCCCCGTGCTGATCCCACTCGGCGACGGTTTGCTGGCCGCCGCGCGCGACTGAGCCTTTTCCCGCCGCTTGCCGCGGAACTGCATTCCCGGTTGCCAAAGCGCTGGCTTGGCAACCGGGAATGCAGTTCCGGCGCGTGGTTGACGAAATTTACGGATTCCTGACGGGACACCCCCTTGACTCGTGACTGAACGCATGTTTAGCGTACTAAACATGCGTACAGCAGACGACCGGACAGCCATCGCCCGGATTCGCGACGCCGCGATCGAACAGTTCGGTCAACGCGGGTTCACCGTCGGGCTACGGGCAATCGCCGACAGCGCCAACGTCAGCGCCGCGTTGGTGATCCACCACTTCGGCTCGAAGGAGGGCCTGCGCAAGGCGTGCGACGACTACGTCGCCGAGGTGATCCGCGAAGCGAAATCCGAATCCCTGACGACCGCCGACCCCGCGGCCTGGCTCACGCAGGTCGCCGCGATCGAAGAGTTCGCGCCCGTGGTGGCCTACCTCGTGTGCAGCCTGCA
Proteins encoded:
- the tatB gene encoding Sec-independent protein translocase protein TatB codes for the protein MFANVGWGEMLVLVIAGLVILGPERLPGAIRWTSSALRQARDYVSGATSQLRQDLGPEFDDLREPLAELQKLRGMTPRAAITKHLLEGDDSFLTGKFDEKPAQPPATTPPAVTPTPEPPAQPKPSGTVFDPDAT
- the htrA gene encoding serine protease HtrA, yielding MTNSDQSGDSGRLAPRPVERPPVDPAAQRAFGRPAGVDGSFLGAEQHRDQGEYTPKDQPPDPVLAEAFGRPATARESLQRHPTDAGALEAERNRDADDDLDPWRDPSAAVALGIPARPPSAPTVVSAPVGKIGVRDVLFGRRVSWVALLVLTFVALLIGALGGWVGNMTASTVHAFTTSKVTLETGDNPEAPPGRFATVAEAVADSVVTIEAKGKTEGSQGSGVVVDGRGYIVTNNHVISEAANKPAEYELNVVFNDGTVVPAHLVGRDKKTDLAVLKVDNVDNLTVARMGDSEKLRVGEEVIAAGAPLGLRSTVTHGIISALHRPVPLSGDGSDTDTVIDGVQTDASINHGNSGGPLINMDSEVIGINTAGKSLSDSASGLGFAIPVNEVKRVAEKLIQDGRIVHPSIGINADSVSNRVAQGARVKDVRVGGPAEKGGILENDVIVKVGDRKVADADELAVAIRQLNIGQEAPIEVVRDGRPMTLTVTPIGDEPSSQ
- the rseA gene encoding anti-sigma E factor RseA, with protein sequence MVDPGHVFRRAFSWLPAQFASQSDAPVGAPRQFGSTEHLSIEAIAAFVDGELRMTAHLRAAHHLSLCPECAAEVDAQGQARAALRDSCPIAIPNTLLGMLSQIPHHAPHPGAELREQSQFAEDPTRGRRKRR
- the sigE gene encoding RNA polymerase sigma factor SigE, translated to MEHDSRWPIAQRRNNEVVRSVGQHEVCEQEDQTTTISTTQAAPVSMAHLEQYTEGDWVEPSDELTGTAVFDATGDHATMPSWDELVRQHADRVYRLAYRLSGNQHDAEDLTQETFIRVFRSVQNYQPGTFEGWLHRITTNLFLDMVRRRGRIRMEALPEDYDRVPADDPNPEQIYHDSRLGADLQAALDSLPPEFRAAVVLCDIEGLSYEEIGATLGVKLGTVRSRIHRGRQALRDYLAKHSSETSQTA
- a CDS encoding O-methyltransferase, which codes for MASSDETTGHQPPSRAEAIVTHAERSISEDAIVAAARERAVDIGAGAVTPAVGALLSVLVRLTGGRAVVEVGTGAGVSGLWLLSGMRDDGVLTTIDVEPEHQRIAKQGFTEAGVGPGRTRLISGRAQEVLTRLADESYDLVFIDADPIDQPQFVAEGVRLLRAGGAIVVHRAALGGRAGDAAARDAEVTAVREAARLIAEDERLTPVLIPLGDGLLAAARD